A window from Deltaproteobacteria bacterium encodes these proteins:
- a CDS encoding serine acetyltransferase, translated as MTGERRGELEQMIGEVAASYGAGRLIDSLSSAHLPNKRQVIEALHHLKAVMYLGYYATGSLDDSKLRFALASHLYPAYEILVEQTARAASYEGFRSAGVPRDPDWPETVTLALLRKVPAIRALLSKDVIAAFQGDPAANSVEEVIFSYPSIEAITTHRIAHELYRERVPMLPRIMAEHAHTNTGIDIHPGAQIGESFFIDHGTGVVIGETCVIGNNVKLYQGVTLGALSLARGVPGKPGARRHPALEDDVTIYAGATILGGETVIGKGSVIGGNAWLVASVPPGSRISYEGTRPS; from the coding sequence ATGACAGGCGAGCGCCGAGGCGAGCTCGAGCAGATGATCGGCGAGGTGGCGGCCAGTTACGGGGCCGGGCGCCTCATCGACAGCCTCAGCAGCGCCCATCTGCCCAACAAACGGCAGGTGATCGAGGCGCTCCATCATCTGAAGGCGGTCATGTACCTGGGCTACTACGCGACCGGCTCGCTCGACGACTCGAAGCTCCGCTTCGCCCTCGCCTCGCACCTCTATCCGGCCTACGAGATCCTGGTCGAGCAGACCGCGCGCGCCGCGAGCTACGAAGGCTTCCGCAGCGCGGGCGTGCCGCGCGACCCCGACTGGCCCGAGACCGTGACGCTCGCGCTCCTGCGCAAGGTGCCCGCAATCCGCGCGCTCCTCTCCAAGGACGTAATCGCCGCCTTCCAGGGCGATCCCGCCGCCAACAGCGTCGAAGAGGTCATCTTCAGCTACCCGTCGATCGAGGCCATCACCACCCACCGCATCGCGCACGAGCTCTACCGCGAGCGCGTGCCCATGCTGCCGCGCATCATGGCGGAGCACGCGCACACGAACACCGGCATCGACATACACCCCGGCGCCCAGATCGGCGAGTCGTTCTTCATCGACCACGGCACGGGCGTCGTGATCGGCGAGACGTGCGTGATCGGGAACAACGTCAAGCTCTACCAGGGCGTCACCCTGGGCGCGCTCAGCCTGGCGCGCGGCGTGCCCGGCAAGCCGGGCGCCAGGCGCCATCCGGCGCTCGAGGACGACGTCACCATCTACGCCGGGGCCACGATCCTCGGCGGCGAGACGGTGATCGGCAAGGGTTCGGTGATCGGCGGCAACGCGTGGCTGGTCGCGTCGGTCCCGCCCGGGAGCCGGATCAGCTACGAGGGCACCCGGCCGAGCTGA
- a CDS encoding amidase yields the protein MAYGPSMSDDLAWLDATAQADLVRRRQASPVEVVEAAIARIEQTNPELNAVIIPRFEKARAEAASPALPEGPFRGVPFLLKDLICCSAGDPHHMGTRFLRDLGFIAPLDTYLAEKFRAAGFVFLGKTNTPELGTLPTTEPEAYGPSRNPWDTSRSTGGSSGGSAAAVAAGMVAAAHANDGGGSIRIPASACALVGLKPSRGRISCGPGLGEMLGGLATEGVLTRSVRDTAAILDAVAGPMPGDPYVAPPPARPFAAEVGASVGRLRTGLLTRPPGGQFAAHPDTVAAAEGAARLLASLGHSVEVSHPETLDDPESAPHFTTMYATGMAHLLDVLGHVVGRALGPTDVDALNWGLAEMGRGCSAAQYLATREWIARYTRRVASWWAGGFDLLLTPTLTAPPLPLGHFVPDPGDPITVGIRAAQLAAFTSPFNLTGQPAISLPLHWGTGELPSGVQLVAAYGREDLLIRVAAQLEAARPWAGRRPPVHA from the coding sequence ATGGCGTACGGTCCGTCGATGAGCGACGACCTGGCCTGGCTGGACGCGACCGCGCAAGCCGACCTGGTGCGGCGGCGCCAGGCGAGTCCCGTCGAGGTGGTCGAGGCGGCGATCGCGCGCATCGAGCAGACCAACCCCGAGCTGAACGCGGTCATCATCCCGCGCTTCGAGAAGGCGCGCGCCGAGGCCGCCTCGCCTGCGCTGCCGGAGGGCCCTTTCCGCGGCGTGCCGTTCCTGCTGAAGGATCTCATCTGCTGCTCCGCGGGCGATCCCCATCACATGGGAACCCGCTTCCTGCGCGACCTGGGATTCATCGCGCCCCTCGACACGTATCTCGCGGAGAAGTTCCGCGCCGCCGGCTTCGTCTTCCTCGGCAAGACGAACACGCCCGAGCTGGGCACGCTCCCCACCACCGAGCCCGAGGCCTACGGCCCCTCGCGCAATCCCTGGGACACGAGCCGCTCGACGGGAGGCTCGAGCGGCGGCTCGGCGGCCGCGGTCGCCGCGGGCATGGTCGCCGCCGCGCACGCCAACGACGGCGGCGGGTCGATCCGTATCCCGGCGAGCGCGTGCGCGCTGGTCGGACTCAAGCCGTCACGCGGGCGCATCTCGTGCGGGCCCGGGCTCGGCGAGATGCTGGGCGGGCTCGCCACCGAAGGCGTGCTGACGCGCTCGGTGCGCGACACCGCGGCCATCCTCGACGCGGTCGCGGGACCGATGCCCGGCGACCCGTACGTCGCGCCGCCGCCGGCCCGCCCGTTCGCGGCCGAGGTGGGCGCGTCGGTGGGGAGGCTGCGCACCGGCCTCCTCACCCGGCCGCCGGGCGGGCAGTTCGCGGCCCACCCGGACACCGTGGCCGCCGCCGAGGGCGCCGCGCGCCTCCTCGCCTCGCTCGGCCACTCGGTCGAGGTCTCGCATCCCGAGACGCTCGACGACCCGGAGTCGGCACCCCACTTCACCACCATGTACGCCACCGGCATGGCACACCTGCTCGACGTGCTCGGCCACGTCGTGGGCCGCGCGCTCGGTCCCACCGACGTCGACGCGCTCAACTGGGGGCTCGCCGAGATGGGGCGCGGCTGCTCGGCGGCGCAGTACCTCGCCACGCGCGAGTGGATCGCCCGTTACACCCGCCGGGTGGCGAGCTGGTGGGCGGGCGGCTTCGACCTCCTGCTGACGCCGACGCTCACCGCGCCGCCGCTGCCGCTCGGCCACTTCGTGCCCGACCCGGGCGACCCGATCACGGTCGGCATTCGCGCCGCGCAACTCGCCGCCTTCACCTCGCCGTTCAACCTGACCGGGCAGCCGGCGATCTCGTTGCCGCTCCACTGGGGGACGGGCGAGCTGCCGAGCGGGGTGCAGCTGGTCGCGGCTTACGGGCGGGAGGACCTCCTGATCCGCGTCGCGGCGCAGCTCGAAGCGGCGCGGCCGTGGGCGGGACGCCGCCCGCCGGTCCACGCCTGA
- a CDS encoding prepilin-type N-terminal cleavage/methylation domain-containing protein has protein sequence MKRRKSKGFTLIELLVVVAIIGILAAIAIPQFAAYRSRGFNARVAADARNAATAQEAYFVDNNTYASGACSTLPGFNQSGGVVCNSTGTATNFTVTTTHPSMSYTTGCTWTSNPAAGTPNLVCS, from the coding sequence ATCAAGAGGAGGAAGTCCAAGGGCTTCACGCTGATCGAGCTGCTCGTCGTGGTGGCTATCATCGGCATCCTGGCCGCCATCGCGATCCCGCAGTTCGCCGCGTATCGCTCGCGCGGCTTCAACGCCCGCGTGGCGGCCGATGCCCGCAACGCGGCCACCGCCCAGGAGGCGTACTTCGTGGACAACAACACGTACGCCTCGGGCGCGTGCAGCACGCTGCCGGGCTTCAACCAATCGGGCGGCGTGGTCTGCAACTCGACGGGCACGGCGACCAACTTCACGGTCACCACGACCCACCCGAGCATGAGCTACACGACCGGCTGCACCTGGACGAGCAACCCGGCCGCCGGGACCCCGAACCTGGTCTGCTCGTAA
- a CDS encoding methylglyoxal synthase, with protein sequence MRRLRIILIAHDGKKADLLEWARFNAGTLSRHELIVTAATGEAIREIPGFTVRTLLHGPAGGDAQAGALIATGEADVLVFFWEPLEVQPHDVDVKALLRLAVLHNVPTACNRATADYLISSPLFGT encoded by the coding sequence ATGCGACGTCTCCGCATCATCCTGATCGCCCACGACGGCAAGAAGGCCGACCTCCTGGAGTGGGCGCGGTTCAATGCCGGCACGCTCTCCCGCCACGAGCTCATCGTGACGGCGGCAACGGGGGAGGCGATCCGGGAGATTCCCGGCTTCACGGTGCGTACGCTGCTGCACGGCCCGGCCGGCGGCGACGCCCAGGCGGGCGCCCTGATCGCCACCGGCGAAGCCGACGTTCTCGTCTTCTTCTGGGAGCCCCTCGAGGTCCAGCCGCACGACGTCGATGTGAAGGCGCTGCTGCGTCTCGCTGTCCTGCACAACGTGCCGACCGCCTGCAATCGCGCCACGGCGGACTACCTGATCTCGTCGCCGCTCTTCGGGACCTGA